The DNA window GCGCGGTCAACAATTTTAATTAACCACACTGCTGTGATTTACAGTATGTCTCAATTTGAAGAGAACCGGAGGCACATTTTCTTAACTTTCTTAGCGATTGGTGACCAGGCAGTAGACGGCACCAAGGCCCGGAGGGGGGTCGGGATTTCGCAGTCAATGACAGTCTGCAGTGTTGCCCAAACTGGCAGTGTCTGGcgtcctgtctgtctgcaggatGTCGCACAGCACTGCTCACCTCATTATTCAGTATTAGGATCCCCTGGGTTGTGCTCTACCTTCTGTTAGCCCATTACTGCAGAACATATAACAGCTTCGAAGACTAATTGCGACATGCCTTTTTACCATATTTAACTCGGGAGGTAAAGGATGTGTGGTAAAGTGCTTTTCATTGCTCTGGTAAAAACCCACTCCAGTCCCACGTACACGGTATTCTGCGTGATGCTCAACGTCAGGTCTGCAGGATGATGCTTCCTTTTTTTGCGGCAGGACCCCACCCAGGAACAGACGAGCTAGCAGAATCTCCACGGAAACCGAGCAGCTGCGACCCTCCCCCAGGAGCGGGACGAGCCAGTTAGTCGCGGTCCGGAATGAATCCGTCCCGGAGAGCGCGCGCCTGAGCGAATGCACCGGGGACGACGGCTGCTCCCCTTGTGCGCGCGGCCCCTGGCCAATAGTGGCGCTGTACTATTTCGGAACTGCGTGGGCTTCCAGCGCCGCCCGGGCCCCATGcgacgggagggagggggggtaaagGAGGATCTCGCTTTCTCTCCAGCATCCCAGCCAACAGGCGCACAGGTACGTCTGCTATTGCATGTTCCTTTCTACAGCCGAGGCAGCAACTCAGTGTGCCGGATCTGTCCGCATTGTATTTGGCAACAACgaatactgtaaaatatacatCTAATTAAATTGTATAGCTTGCAGTCTACGAGCTCTGTATATGCACTTGCCAGTCCAGTCTGCATGGATTTGGCTattatttaactgtttttaacTTATGGCACAGTTTAATTCACTAATTATGTCTACTGAATGAGCTGCGTATACGCCACTGTTGATTCTAGCTATATCGTAGAGGTTTCATCGGCTCTATGAAAATTCGTTCCTGACGAGAACCCTGCTGAGCATGACGGCAATTAAATAGGAAGTGGATGCATTTCTGtgtctggcaaaaaaaaaaaaaaaaaaactgggatcTGTGGCGTTATTTGCTGTGTGCCATGGAGTTTTTTTCAAGGCACACTGCACATTTCAGAAGCAATGCTAAGCTGAAACTCTAGACCTGAAATCATTTGCCCGTATTTCTTGTGATATACGGCGTCTGACCATGCTGGATGccattttataatataattgCATTAGTGAGTCAAGCGGCAAGTCTGTCCAACTGAATAACGCTTTGGAAGATGTGGTCTACCTAATGCTGGCGAGCACAGGGAGAGCTGTCCTCCAAATTTACCActttactttgtttttgttttttcttcacaccaTAAGTCCAAAGGAGCATCCTAATGCTTATATCTCAGagattttcaaaacattttagtcAGCAATAAACCAAACTGCTTTTGGTTATAGcttaaaaacaaaccacaggATAATTCATCAATCACATGTCATACATTTCAGGTGATACTGGAATTATCCAAAGGAATGGAAGCAAACTTAATGAgaaatttacagaaatatgttagaacaacatatacaaattcCTCTTGAAAGATTGAAAAATCATAGCCTCACGTGCCAAAACATGCTGTACAGTAACAAGCTAGCAATGTCTATGACAGAGCATAAATTAATAGCGCACAACACAATAATATAATCATTTATaacataaaaatcttttttaaatttcatacaATGTATTGTTTattccactctctctcacacacacacacaggcacacacacacattcacgcacacatgtacacacacctacacacacacacacacacacgcacacttacacacacaaatcttAAATAGTAAGGGGCTGTTTCTGGGATTCCGTTTCTTAAGGGTACACCTTCCATAACTAATTTGTGTGTTATCAGAATAGATTTTCCCCTAATATGAGGGTAAACTGAGCAGCCAcagataaagggagagagaaaacagaagtGAGTAGTGAACAGAAACACACGCTACACAGATACAGAACAAGAGGGATTTATTCAGCCGTGGAAAAGACATAATGCTCTATTTTATACATCAACAAACACTTCCTGCATAACACAGACACGGGGCGTCGTAGTAGAGGggaaagtgggactgactacccagggcccgaatggggggagggccctcgagAAGCCTGGAAtaatgcgtgagagacatggatcaagagagcaagggggcccacagagactgcttatgcatagggcccagaattctgtgctacacccctgcaCAGACataacaaacagaaagaaaaaaccatGTGGTCTGATGGGAACAGTTGGTGATTGTGTATTCTGGAGTTATGATGAGGGGTTTAAAGCCTTTCATAGCGATATCAGTGATGTGCAGGCACCACAGTATAACTAGCTATAAAACTTTTGCCACATCCTGAGGTTGGGATACAATGAATGTCAGACCTGTTCACCTGCAATACACTTTCTTTAAATTCTTAAGAATCACAGCGCCCTAACAGAAATGagtgtgctcaagtacaggagtgatcTAGTGTAGTTTTGTAGAGCTGTCAGAAACCTACAACTATGGTTATCGGTTGGACCAAAATCCAGCATGCACACCTgcccctccaggaccggagcaGTGCACCCCTGGTTTAGTGTGTCTATCTCTTCTTCCAGTGACGTACCCGGAAGAGCCTCAGAAGTGTCCAAAAGACAATGGCCGGGCGGAACAGCAGCCAGCCGTGGAGCCATCGAGCAGCGCCCCTCTCAGGAGTGACCCTGCAGGCGCAGGAGGCGTTCCCCTTCCACGACGGGTGGAACATCGCCTGCTTCGTCATCCTCCTGCTCTTCGGCCTGGCGGTGCTTTCGCTGGTGGCCCTGGCCTTCCTGTACGAGCTGCTGGACTGCGGCTGCTGCGCCAAGGACACGCCGGTCCAGCAacggcgggaggaggaggaggagccagggCTGCTTCAGGCCACCGCGGAGAGTGTGAGCAAGCAGCCCGCGGAGGTGGTGTAGCTCCGCCCTCTTTCCCCCCAGAGCAGGGAGGTCATTGGCTGGTGAGGGAACTGAGGGGGAGGCGCTGACCTGCTCTTGGGGATGTTTATATTTGCTGGACGCTTTATTGATGGTCGGGGCTTCAGAGTAcctgccgccccccccacccccccaaacgtCCACACGCCCCTACATTGACCTCCATCTTCAACCAAATCTACAGTTTTGTCCCTTTCAGATTCCTTGTGATCACACTGTCCCCAAATAATTCCTTACGCCCAGCATAGTCGCTGCATCTCATTCCAGGTCACTGCTACTACAAAACAGTTCTCACACATCTGATTTAATCAAGGTGGGTGTCAAAATGACACGTGTGCAAATCGTTTCAACTGACACGTCCAGTGACAGTTATATTTAAATAGATGGCTCAGAAGATTAGCGCCTGGGCAGCCGATAAGTCGGAAAAAATGCATATCGAAAATCTTTTCTATGAAATCTTTTGTTATTATCAACATGCTCGCTAGACTGCAATGCTTACAGTGGCACCCTTATAGCTGTGTACACATGTCTGTACCTTTTCGCTTGGTGAACAACAGCTGTACCCTGATGATCTccttaaagaagaaaaaaatgtgatcaaCCCAAACTCTTTATTAATTGTATTCACAATTACTGCACACTGTTATCTTCAACTTGCCTTAAAACTATGTAGATCTGATTAAAACTggatgtgtaaatatttttcctttgatCGCTGGTTTCCtgactgtctgtttttttttgttttttttcttgtttgtttgtagtTTGTCCGCTCTTacaattttgaatgaaattatATAAGCAGCATTTTTGTTTAGGGCCTAAATAAACCTTAAAAAATGAGCTAAATATTAGCAGCTTTGTTGAATAAAGAGGTGATGGTCCATCCTGATGAAAGTGAACTCTCAGTgaccatgtataaaaaaaaatatcacccacacacacacacacacacacaataatctGACCCAAAGCAAATATATAAAAGCCTATTAAGTAGTTAGCATAGtgtgcatttacatgcattcaAAAGGAGTGGGAATtataaaagtttaatttttcatatattaaaaaTTCTCACTAAATGTATTATGAAAACACTTTAATTATAGaagatattttaattatatatggGGAGAAAAATATCCAGGACAAATTTAAACGGCCCTCTAAGACTAGGAAAACCTGCAATTTGCAGATTGAATTTCACATAGGCTGTTTGTTGTGGACACTAGCCCCCATTACGTGTTGGCGTGCTGACTAACATGAGTGCTATTAAAAGAAAACGAAATTTCTTGCTTTAAAAAGATACGACGATGTGCCAGACAGACAGGGGAATGAAACCTGTTCAGCTGCTAACAGTTGACACCAGTGTCATATCCGCTCAAATCTTAATATGTCTCCTGTTTCTTTAAAACTGAGAAGAACGAACTAGAATACATTACAAAGATTTGTGTACGCAGGCTCAGTagaaagaggaagcaagtgaCGAGTTGCTGCGAAAGCGCAGGAACTTGCTCTCATGGCCATGTGAAATAGAAATTAGCAAACTCGCTAACTACCAAAGAGATAAGTATGGCAGAATGTGTCTCTGGCGAGAATGTGCTCGTGGACATTTCAGATTTTGAAAAGACGGACTTTGCACCGGAGCAGTTTCCGTCTGTATTTTTTGACCGGACGGGAGAAACACTGAGAGTGAACCCTGGAGGGGCGGTACGGGTCTCGGAGTCGAGCGAAAGTCTTGTCCCGGAGGTAGAAACAGATTGTTCCGAGGAATTAGACCTGTTGCTACCACGACGCACTGGGTCCATATCTTCCGGAGGTTGTAGGATAAAGCGGACGAGACGAAATAAACGTTTGACATCCGCGGACAGCGAAAATGTTGCGTCTTCAGGTGAGACCAGCTGCATGAATCTCGGGACGCTTGACTAGTTCCGTGCATTATAAattgctttgtctttgtttcaaaATTCGAGCCCATTTGCCTGTATAGAAATCGAGCGACTGTACTTGtgaataataatgtaaaaactGAATTCAGAGTAAGTAAACAGTGGATTGAAACAAATGTTCTTGTTACCATCTGGTAAGCTGTTCACTCACAGCTGTGAAACTTTATAAAGTTTCCCACAAGATAGGTGCGGGGTTGTGGCTGTTTTAAAAAACCGCAATTTACCTGACCACctgcaaaaatgcacatttgaaatgtCTGTGTGGTCCTAGACTGTCTCCTTGCTCCAGGACGAGTCTGATTAAGACCTTTATTCATGTATCAAGAACTCAAGTCCTGGAAGTGGGCCGTCCACCAACTCATGCCGACGACTCTCATAGACGCaatgtttgaatttttattttcttttcccccatTAGTTTGGCACCCCCCACCAGACAAATGGAGGCCCAGGCAAACACCCTTGTCGTCTATGCCTAGAACTTCCCCTGCAAAGAGGCCTACAGGCTATGTCAACTGCCTTATCATTAGAATGTCAAAGTGAATTTGAATGGTGGATTCTTTTAAAGCAGTCATGGTGGAGAATAAGACAGATTCCGGAGGATAATAGCCTAAAATTCAGTCCTGAGGTTTTTATTCAGAAATGCCTTCTTTAAAGAAAGGAGTGCATTCTGTGGCATAACTGTGGCAATCAGTGATGGAGTTTGTCCTTGTGAATCATCTCTCTAACGCACGATAACAGTGCCTCGGCTGCTCTTGTTTTCAGACTCTGCGGCTGAGGGCAGTCGGGCAGCACAGAATGCAGTGGGCCTTCTTGGGCTGTGATGTGAACATCCTGTTTGTACCGAGTGCTGGTGTTTTATAGCCCGAAGGCTTATTTTATGTGTATGGGTCATTCCGTGGCAAGTGGgctataaaaaagaaaaaaactgatgcTGGAATTTCTCAGGATTTTGTAGGAAAACTGTACTTGGTGGACTTTGTGAAGGTGCCCTACGACAGACTGGGGAACCGTCCCCGGTGTGtttctgcctcttgcccagtgcatgctgggataggctccagcacctcccgcgaccctgaccaggaataagtgggtgtagatcatggatggatgggtggatgtgCATTGCCAACTCAATAAATAATAAGCCATCCCTTTGTGTTGGACAAGATATTGCTATACTGAAATAGCTGTGACCAGTTAAAGTTCCATTTAGAGCAAAATACTCTCCTGCTGGTCGTTACCCTCTGTCTATTTGGAAAATCAAATCGGTTGCTCCTGCCatttttgctgtaaaaaaatgttgcttGTTGTTCATTTAAGACTTGTATTGTCATGAGGAACTTTATTGAGTGTGTGTTGAATGTGGCTATTTATGAGCGCTTAAGCATGAGACCAATGCCCTATTATCAGTTGGAGGTTTTCCAGCGATTTGTCATGAGATGGAGGCTCGCTCGGGGCATGTATGAAGTGAGTGAGTATCTGGCTGTTGTCCTGTTTGTGGTGCTGCGGATGCTGAAAGGCCCCTGGATTAATAAAGCCCATTATCTCCCATTCTCACCGGCCGCGCGTGCATTAGCCGCTAACGAGGGACGCCTGACCGTGTGCTCCGTTTCCTTCCTCGGCTGTTATTGGATCAAGTAGCGCCATACAGCACTCAATGATGGGCCCTTTCATCCGTTGTGAAGTGGGCCTCTCTGAACATTGCTATATCCATTCagggtttttaaattttttaaaaagggaggaAGAAGTCATTCTGGGTCCTTTTATGGCACCAGATACAAGATAAAGACACTTTATTTGTCATTGTAGGCATGCAACCAAATTATGTTTGGTACCTCTCAGAGGCCAGCAACAATAGAAAAGAagataaataaactaaataaacaagatAAATATGATGAGGTAGCGTCCTCTATCTGTATATACTAAATGAATAGATACCATTTGGGTTCTAGTTTCCAAAGTGCGGTAAAGTAGTGTTGTTGCCCCTTTCTTTTGTGTTGTTGACTGCAGGCAGCGGCACTGCGGAGCTCAACTCTTTCCCGGAGGATCCGGAATTTGCCGAAGTGGTCCGGAGCGCCGAGCAGGCCATCGAGAACGGAATCTTTCCTGAAAGGATTTCCCAGGGGTCCAGCGGGAGCTACTTTGTGAAGGACCCTAAAGGGGTGAGGaatggaagggggggagggggactctACGTCAGCATTGTCCCAGTGGGGTCCTGGGCCCAGGGCACTACCTATCCTAGATCAGCCCTCTTGTTCTAAGATGATTTATGAATACAGGTGCCTCAGGTTCTCCCTGAGGGCACTCTTTCTGGCTGAATTCTTGTCTGACTGCTCCTCCTGTGTGGGTACAATCCATGTGTGAATAGTGACGCATTGGAACTCCAACGCATTGGTTTCCATTTTGACTCTGGTGGATAAGTCAGAGGTATTAATTTTACCTCGTCGCAGTCTGCTTGTATGTGCTAACATTAGCATAACAGTTTCAGCCATCCAGGACCACTGAATTGTGGGGGGGGAAAGAACACTCCGCCCAAACCCAATGTGTCATGCCCATTTACCCAGAATCACTTTCTCCCCAAggacacagcacagctgtgctgcaAACAAAATTTGCATGACAGCTCTCATCAACATCAACCTGACACCTGTGCGTTTTGATTTGGGGATTGTTATGTTTTGACTATCCGAGAGCAAATCGGGGTGATATGTTTTCCAGCAGCTTAGCtttctgacatttttacatgaaCGTGTGACTTTACTCCCGCCTTCCATCTGCTCTTAGAAAATAATTGCCGTGTTCAAGCCGAAGTCCGAGGAGCCGTACGGACACCTGAACCCCAAATGGACCAAGTACTTCCACAAGGTGTGCTGCCCCTGCTGCTTCGGGAGGGGCTGCCTCGTGCCGAACCAGGGGTACCTGTCCGAGGCCGCCGCCTCGCTCGTCGACCAAAAACTGGGGCTGGACGTGGTGCCCAAAACCAAGGTGAGGCCACGGCGCTGTCTGGTGTGGGCCGGGACGtgtaaattttgtgtttttttgacaCTAAGGAAGATGTCGTAGACATCAAAATGTCAGTCCTACCCTGTTCATTAAGATGGTATCTTTTGCCCTGAGCAaagtgtgctccagtgttccttgTTTTGGGTCAGTCCCTGTGAAGTTTTTTACATGTAAATCTGACTTTTGGTATGCCTTTGTGGAGGAACAAGTGTTACTTGTAACTactctgttttaaaaacagaagggCCATTTGACAAACGCAAGCCTCGTCAAATGGCCCTTCAGATGCAACGTACACGCATAACGTAGGTAAAACTGTGCCTTGCAGGTGGTGTTCTTGGTCAGTGAAACATTTCACTACACTGCAATCGATCGTGCCAAGTCAAGGGGAAAGAAGTACGCTTTGGAAAAGGTTCCCCAAGTTGGCCGAAGGTTCCATCGAATCGGCCTACCCCCTAAGGTAAGGTTGTTCTTTGCTGCCATGGCGATTGCCGAATATCAAACTTTGTTCTCATGCATGTTTGCTCAAATTAACgtatttaatttttcttttcgttAGCCATCCTTGTCTTTCTGTTCTGcctgaataaattatttttgacatttccaACCCTATCGGTGAAGATCATGGGTCCCTTAACTAAAAGTAATGGGGCCACTCGTCTGTGCTGGTTTCTGGTGTTTCAGCACTTGTGTTCAGGGCTTAATAAAGTATTGATTTTGTGTCCCACCTTCCTCACCTTCCTCCAGATGGGCTCTTTCCAGCTGTTCGTGGAAGGATACCGCGAAGCAGACTTCTGGCTGAGGAAATTTGAGACGGACCCCCCGCCAGAAAACATCAGGAAGCAGCTGCAGTCTCAGTTTGAGAGACTGGCAGTCCTGGACTACATCATCAGGAACACCGGTGCTTGCCTTCTAACGCATTACTGGCTGCAGTAGCTAGTTTCCAGTTGGTTTTGATCTTCGTCAATATTAATGTCATTGAGAGGCATCGGCtattctttcttattttttaatagtttttttttttttttaacctgtgtcTAGACAGAGGAAATGACAACTGGTTGATCAAAAACGAGAAATGCGACAAATGTGAAGGCTTCAGGAAGGTGAGtatttaatgtgtgtgcgtaAACATGGTCGTTTAATCCGGTGGGCAGACGTTGTTTTGGCATGGTGTGGCGTGAAGTTAGACGGGAATGTCATTCTGAGGATTTTAACTGATTATTTTAGGCTGTCATGGTGACAGACCCTTCATGTGCCAGCTCGTTAATTCAAATTCATTAAAACACAGCTGGCTCACGAGTGCTTACAGTGAGAATCGCTCATTCCTTAGTCACCCTTTCACAAGCAGCGGCTGTTGACTAGCTGTGACTCAGTCGCTGCTAACTGGGTGGGTGCTCGCTGTCCGTACCTGAAGAGCACATCAAAGGAGGAGATCAGCCCTCAGGTGTATCTTCAGTTCCGGTCCCTGATTGCGTTAAAGCTTATAAACGGGATGCGGAATTCATAGCTATTCTCCAGCTGACTTGCGTGAGGCTATCCCTCAGTGACGCGGAGCCCAAAGTAACGTGGAGGTTTGCTCCTCTAGGACGTGGAATGGGGCGGGGAGAAGGAGCCGGCTGTGAGAGTAGCCGCCATCGACAACGGGCTGGCGTTTCCTTTCAAGCATCCGGACGAATGGAGAGCGTGTAAGAGCCAGTCTGCACTTCGCTTCcttgctgtctctgtgtgtttgagaggtGGACACCTAGGCAACGTTCTGACTTGGTGTACACCAAGGCAACATTTAGACTGGGTGTACACCTTATCTGACATAGATCTGATTTTGAAccatttatgaaacaaaaaaagttataaatgagaaagaaaaaggcaCAGAAATTGGTTTATTGGTATAATGTCAGTTAGCCATATTTGTATGTCTATGTTATATTCTTAGATTCGTTTTTCACTTTCTCTGGATTTgacctgtgtgtgcgcgtgtgtgtgagagagagagagtgcgtgtgcatgtgggtggaCGCACAGATTGTATTCCTTTCCTCGGTTGTTCTCCAGAGTTCTCTAAGCGTGGGCGTGTCCTGTTCCCACAGATCCGTTTCATTGGGCGTGGCTCCCTCAGGCCAAGCTGCCGTTCTCTCAGGAGACGCGGGACCTGGTGCTGCCCAGAGTCGCCGACATGAACTTCGTGCAGGACCTGTGCGAGGACCTGTACGAGATGTTCAAGGTCCTggtctccctccctgctctgcccaCAGTTGTTCTCTGTGAATTCACCGTGGAATGCATGGGTTACAATTTCCTGTGACAAAACCTCCTCGACGTATCACAAACATAAGAATCTTGTTCTCTTCACACATTGATTATGAAGAACAGCCGTATCAAAATTGCGCATCTAATTTACATATCAaatttgttgttaataataGAATATCACACTCATATATGTTCACAGAATGGGCTGTAGACTGTTTCATTGTGTCTTGCAGTTATAGTGGTGTGGTTTAATCGATTctgtactgtgaaatgctgaacGTAGTGAAAACAAAGTTCTACAAAGCACTTACACAGAAAATACGCTGATGTTAATTGTATGATAATTGATTTTACTGGTGCATTCCATCCATAATACTTCCATGGAAATCTAAAGTGATCTTGACTAAGCAACagatttgtttcttttctaCGTCTGATGTAAATGTGTATCCGATATTTAATTGTAAGGTGGGCAATGCACAATATTTGGTATGGTGTAGTATCTTGTCAAATTGCAAGAATACATTTAAAGTGAAGTAAGATCTAAATGTCTGAAACTACTCTTTACTGTTGCTTTCCAGGAAGATAAAGGGTTTGACAAAGGCACCTTTGAACAGCAGATGTCTGTTATGAGAGGACAGGTAAGTTTTTATATCAAATTTGTTTTTAGCAAAACGcacattttttttggaagataccAGTCATATTTTCAACACCCCtcccaacaaaaaaagtaatttggtTTTTGTTATGCTTTTTGACTGTAATTTCATTACCTTGATTCAAATTGCTTCGTGCTACATTCAAAGTTTTAaggcttccaaaaaaaaaaaaaaaaaatctcaaatgcTTATTAAAATAAGATCACGGGACATTGTTGTGCGTCTGAGGCATAAAGACTGCGCTCGGATTTCAAGCGGCCTATTTCTGTGTGTCTCCGGGTATTGGGTGTCATCCCCTCTAAAGCTTGTGCTGGTTGGTTGTTCCCCTGCAGATTTTG is part of the Anguilla anguilla isolate fAngAng1 chromosome 7, fAngAng1.pri, whole genome shotgun sequence genome and encodes:
- the LOC118231432 gene encoding small integral membrane protein 18-like, translating into MAGRNSSQPWSHRAAPLSGVTLQAQEAFPFHDGWNIACFVILLLFGLAVLSLVALAFLYELLDCGCCAKDTPVQQRREEEEEPGLLQATAESVSKQPAEVV
- the LOC118231649 gene encoding phosphatidylinositol 4-kinase type 2-beta-like, with protein sequence MAECVSGENVLVDISDFEKTDFAPEQFPSVFFDRTGETLRVNPGGAVRVSESSESLVPEVETDCSEELDLLLPRRTGSISSGGCRIKRTRRNKRLTSADSENVASSGSGTAELNSFPEDPEFAEVVRSAEQAIENGIFPERISQGSSGSYFVKDPKGKIIAVFKPKSEEPYGHLNPKWTKYFHKVCCPCCFGRGCLVPNQGYLSEAAASLVDQKLGLDVVPKTKVVFLVSETFHYTAIDRAKSRGKKYALEKVPQVGRRFHRIGLPPKMGSFQLFVEGYREADFWLRKFETDPPPENIRKQLQSQFERLAVLDYIIRNTDRGNDNWLIKNEKCDKCEGFRKDVEWGGEKEPAVRVAAIDNGLAFPFKHPDEWRAYPFHWAWLPQAKLPFSQETRDLVLPRVADMNFVQDLCEDLYEMFKEDKGFDKGTFEQQMSVMRGQILNLTQALKDGRSPIQLVQMPRVVVERSHGGSQGRVVQLGSTFTQTFHYKMPFFSSW